A window of Prolixibacter sp. SD074 contains these coding sequences:
- a CDS encoding tetratricopeptide repeat protein codes for MRAKPNVEEVDSLVQKLSSVSEKNKAELLNKISFAYLYLDSRKAQNYAEQALELAIKRKDRKEEGTAYLAMGSNYFLRGEYEACLPLLKQGLLIGKDLNDRKLITNSLNSLGAYYNKIGDFKKAVDTYEEAFTYLKSPRDDLEISTIDSNLGGLYSTSGNYVKAMELFMRALTVFEKKGTKEQVARIKNNIAVAYHDWGNLDKALKYYNEALDVYRDLNQLSNEAIPLNNIGEIYKDLGEYEKAIDYYRQCYGIGIMLDNRQYEGIGVLGMGEALIKLNRIDEGEEKILEAKAKFESMNYVEGLAHVYYNMGLIANARKQSDQAMAAFEQSIDYAKKLHIIDLLEKNYAALSRLVAITGDYRRAFDLYNTYSTIRDSAFNESKAKLVTEIQSRYELGQKQNEIEILTRDNAIKDLELGRKRVRFNIMLGIILVLAVFSVLVATLYSTKRKSNLLLESSNEQILRQKDELEKLNTTKDKLLSIIGHDLRGSIGASKSMLHQLIKEPDVFPPEEQEQIKEELYRLSENTYELLENLLSWAKSQRGLKIFKDANSIRRLVDSNIEQQRFFADKKNIELTSQLTEDCMVYCDRNMINMVIRNLLTNAIKFTPEKGKITIFGHRAGNNYRVSIKDNGIGIPTENISRIFDSREFFTTYGTNSEKGSGLGLILCKEFVEKNGGEISVESDLGRGTTFSFTLVVATGVNSSSMDVNQDNDNGKATPGNTSIG; via the coding sequence TTGAGAGCCAAGCCTAACGTTGAAGAAGTCGACAGTCTCGTGCAAAAGCTTTCTTCCGTTTCGGAGAAAAATAAAGCAGAGTTGCTCAACAAGATCTCTTTTGCCTACCTCTATTTAGATTCCAGGAAAGCCCAAAATTATGCTGAGCAAGCCCTTGAACTGGCTATTAAACGGAAGGATCGTAAAGAGGAAGGGACCGCTTACTTGGCAATGGGCAGTAATTATTTTCTGCGTGGGGAATATGAGGCTTGTCTGCCACTGTTAAAACAGGGGTTGTTGATTGGCAAAGATTTAAATGACCGGAAATTAATTACCAATTCCCTTAATTCGCTTGGGGCCTATTACAACAAGATAGGCGATTTCAAGAAGGCAGTGGATACCTATGAGGAGGCTTTTACTTATTTGAAGTCTCCCAGGGACGATCTTGAGATTTCTACTATTGACTCGAACCTGGGCGGATTGTATTCTACTTCTGGTAATTATGTTAAGGCAATGGAGCTGTTTATGCGTGCTTTAACCGTTTTTGAAAAGAAAGGTACAAAAGAACAGGTGGCACGCATTAAAAATAATATTGCGGTAGCCTATCACGATTGGGGCAACCTCGACAAAGCGCTTAAATATTACAATGAGGCACTTGACGTGTATCGTGACTTGAATCAACTTTCCAACGAAGCTATTCCATTAAATAATATCGGAGAGATTTATAAGGACCTGGGTGAATATGAAAAAGCGATTGACTACTACCGTCAATGTTACGGTATCGGTATTATGCTTGATAACAGGCAGTACGAAGGCATTGGTGTTTTGGGCATGGGCGAGGCTTTGATTAAGCTCAACAGGATTGACGAAGGCGAAGAGAAGATTCTCGAAGCAAAAGCAAAATTCGAAAGTATGAATTATGTGGAAGGACTGGCGCATGTATACTATAATATGGGATTGATTGCCAACGCAAGAAAGCAATCGGACCAGGCCATGGCAGCCTTCGAACAGAGTATCGACTATGCCAAGAAGCTGCATATTATTGATTTGCTGGAAAAGAATTACGCTGCTTTGTCCCGGCTGGTAGCAATAACTGGTGATTATCGCCGCGCTTTCGATCTGTATAACACCTATTCAACGATTCGTGATTCGGCTTTCAATGAGAGTAAAGCTAAATTGGTTACGGAAATTCAGAGCCGTTATGAACTGGGGCAGAAACAAAATGAGATTGAAATTCTAACCCGCGACAACGCGATTAAGGATTTGGAGTTGGGCAGAAAACGGGTTCGTTTCAATATCATGCTTGGAATCATTTTGGTTCTGGCTGTTTTTTCTGTATTGGTCGCTACGCTCTATTCAACCAAGCGTAAATCCAATCTCTTACTCGAATCCAGTAATGAACAAATTCTCCGGCAAAAGGATGAGCTGGAAAAACTTAATACCACAAAAGACAAGTTGTTGTCAATCATTGGTCACGACTTACGTGGTTCGATTGGTGCTTCCAAGAGCATGCTTCATCAACTGATTAAGGAACCGGATGTGTTCCCGCCAGAGGAGCAGGAGCAAATCAAAGAAGAGTTGTACCGGCTTTCGGAGAATACCTATGAATTGCTGGAAAACCTGCTTTCCTGGGCAAAAAGTCAGCGGGGGCTCAAGATTTTCAAAGATGCTAATTCTATTCGTCGGTTAGTGGATTCGAATATCGAGCAGCAGCGTTTCTTTGCTGACAAGAAGAATATTGAACTGACTTCGCAACTGACAGAAGACTGCATGGTATACTGCGACAGGAATATGATTAATATGGTCATTCGTAACCTGTTGACGAATGCCATTAAGTTTACACCGGAAAAAGGCAAAATCACCATTTTCGGTCACCGTGCCGGAAATAACTATCGCGTTTCGATTAAAGATAACGGAATCGGTATTCCTACTGAGAATATTTCCCGCATTTTTGATTCCCGTGAATTCTTTACAACCTATGGTACAAATAGTGAAAAAGGTTCCGGTCTTGGTTTGATTCTTTGTAAAGAATTTGTTGAAAAGAATGGGGGCGAAATCAGTGTTGAATCTGATTTGGGCCGTGGTACCACATTCTCATTTACATTGGTTGTTGCCACCGGAGTTAATAGCTCCAGCATGGATGTGAACCAGGATAACGATAATGGAAAAGCAACGCCTGGTAATACTTCCATCGGATAA
- a CDS encoding Nif3-like dinuclear metal center hexameric protein — MKFKIHEIISKLEALAPLSFQEPYDNAGLIVGRQEDEVDAVLLTLDVTEEVIDEAISSGAGLIIAHHPVIFKGLKQLNGKNYVERCVIKAIKNDVAIYASHTNLDSVPGGVNSKMCEKLGLKECCILSPMKGQLLKLVTFVPVEQAGIVREAIFAAGAGHIGNYDQCSFNLPGEGTFRGSENTKPFVGEPGKQHTEKEARVETILPRYRKGKVLSALLESHPYEEVAYDFYPLENDWAETGMGMVGHLPEPMDEKSFLLKVKETFRCGAVRHTRLLGKPVKKVALCGGSGSFLLNEAKASGADVFITGDFKYHQFFDAGDQLVIADIGHYESEQFTKEVFYEILTENFPNFAIRLSEVKTNPVMYL; from the coding sequence ATGAAATTCAAGATACATGAGATCATCAGTAAACTGGAAGCGCTGGCGCCGCTTTCGTTTCAGGAACCATACGACAATGCCGGACTAATTGTTGGCCGCCAGGAAGATGAGGTTGACGCCGTTTTGCTAACCCTTGATGTAACCGAAGAGGTCATTGATGAAGCTATTTCATCCGGAGCGGGTTTGATCATCGCTCACCACCCGGTTATATTCAAAGGATTGAAGCAATTGAACGGCAAAAACTACGTGGAACGCTGTGTGATAAAGGCCATCAAAAACGATGTGGCCATTTATGCCTCGCATACCAATCTCGACAGTGTCCCCGGCGGAGTGAACAGTAAGATGTGTGAAAAGCTGGGGCTGAAGGAGTGCTGCATTTTATCGCCCATGAAAGGGCAGCTGCTGAAACTGGTTACTTTCGTGCCGGTTGAACAGGCCGGTATAGTCCGTGAAGCCATTTTCGCTGCTGGAGCAGGGCACATTGGTAATTACGACCAATGCAGTTTTAACCTGCCCGGCGAAGGGACTTTCCGCGGAAGCGAAAACACTAAACCTTTTGTGGGAGAACCCGGAAAGCAGCATACCGAAAAGGAAGCCCGTGTGGAAACTATTTTACCCCGTTACCGGAAAGGCAAAGTTCTTAGCGCACTTCTGGAAAGTCATCCTTACGAAGAAGTAGCCTACGATTTTTATCCGTTGGAAAACGACTGGGCTGAAACAGGCATGGGGATGGTCGGCCATCTTCCGGAACCGATGGACGAAAAATCCTTCCTGCTAAAGGTAAAAGAAACGTTTCGTTGCGGAGCTGTCCGGCACACCCGGTTATTGGGTAAGCCCGTTAAAAAAGTGGCGCTTTGCGGAGGTTCGGGTAGTTTCCTTTTAAACGAAGCAAAAGCCTCCGGAGCCGATGTTTTCATTACCGGTGATTTTAAATATCACCAGTTCTTCGATGCCGGGGATCAACTGGTAATTGCCGACATTGGGCACTATGAAAGCGAGCAGTTTACTAAAGAAGTTTTTTATGAAATACTTACCGAAAATTTCCCTAACTTTGCCATTCGCTTATCGGAGGTGAAAACCAACCCGGTAATGTACCTGTAA
- a CDS encoding co-chaperone YbbN, with protein sequence MHFEELVETKALVLLYFTGPNCSVCHVLRPKVEALVQREFPKVAFRAVSVDQEPELAASFLVFTVPTVIFFAEGKETFRKVRAFSLDELQGDMSRIYRFFED encoded by the coding sequence ATGCATTTTGAAGAGTTGGTAGAAACCAAAGCACTGGTATTATTGTATTTTACCGGCCCCAACTGCTCGGTTTGTCATGTGCTGAGGCCCAAAGTTGAGGCGTTGGTGCAGAGAGAATTCCCGAAAGTCGCTTTTCGGGCGGTGAGTGTGGACCAGGAACCTGAATTGGCTGCATCATTTTTAGTCTTTACAGTTCCGACGGTAATCTTCTTTGCCGAGGGAAAAGAAACTTTCAGAAAAGTTCGTGCCTTTTCTCTCGATGAGCTTCAAGGCGATATGTCCAGAATTTACCGCTTCTTTGAGGATTAA
- a CDS encoding TPM domain-containing protein, translating to MKIEEFFSKEEQANIMEAIQEAEHNTSGEIRVHIDDKCPGDVMDRAAYVFKVLDMHKTKERNGVLFYLAVGNRKFAILGDGGINKVVPENFWDDIKNKMLESFKKGDFAIGLAEGISMAGHQLSEHFPYQKDDVNELSDEISFEK from the coding sequence ATGAAAATCGAAGAATTTTTCAGCAAGGAAGAACAGGCTAATATTATGGAAGCCATTCAGGAAGCTGAGCACAATACCAGTGGCGAAATCCGGGTACATATCGACGATAAATGCCCCGGCGACGTGATGGATCGGGCCGCTTATGTATTCAAAGTACTTGATATGCACAAAACCAAAGAACGAAACGGTGTTTTGTTTTACCTGGCCGTGGGAAACAGGAAATTTGCCATCCTGGGTGATGGCGGCATCAATAAGGTTGTTCCGGAGAATTTCTGGGATGATATTAAAAACAAGATGCTCGAATCCTTTAAGAAAGGTGATTTTGCTATCGGACTTGCTGAAGGTATTTCCATGGCCGGACATCAGCTTAGCGAACATTTCCCTTATCAGAAGGATGATGTAAACGAATTATCAGACGAAATCTCATTCGAAAAATAA
- a CDS encoding LemA family protein — MKRVGIIILVVIVVIFFGIFKWGVGINNRMVEKQEAVSSQWSQVENVYQRRADLIPNLVNTVKGYAEHEKETLTSVIEARAKATSVNVNADNLDQASMQKFQEAQQGLSSALSRLMVTVERYPDLKANQNFLGLQAQLEGTENRIAVERRRFNEVARDYNTYIRKFPQSIIANFQGFEKKAYFEADKGADRAPKVQF; from the coding sequence ATGAAAAGAGTTGGAATTATTATTCTGGTTGTAATCGTCGTGATCTTCTTCGGGATTTTTAAATGGGGCGTTGGTATCAATAACCGGATGGTAGAAAAGCAGGAAGCTGTTTCGTCTCAGTGGTCGCAAGTTGAAAATGTCTATCAGCGCAGGGCAGACCTGATTCCTAATCTGGTGAATACCGTAAAAGGATACGCTGAACACGAAAAAGAAACCCTCACTTCAGTAATTGAGGCGCGTGCCAAAGCCACATCAGTCAATGTAAATGCCGACAATCTCGATCAGGCTTCAATGCAAAAATTCCAGGAAGCGCAGCAGGGACTGTCTTCTGCCCTGAGCCGTTTGATGGTAACAGTAGAGCGGTATCCTGATTTAAAGGCGAACCAAAACTTCCTTGGGCTGCAGGCACAGCTGGAAGGAACAGAAAACCGGATTGCTGTTGAACGCCGCCGTTTTAATGAAGTGGCCCGTGATTACAACACCTACATTCGTAAATTCCCGCAAAGTATTATTGCCAATTTCCAGGGATTTGAAAAGAAAGCCTACTTTGAGGCGGATAAAGGAGCAGACAGGGCGCCAAAAGTCCAATTTTAA
- a CDS encoding zinc ribbon domain-containing protein, which yields MTTEFNKPAGGNEVPAEEKLRMLYELQTVVSEIDKIHTLRGELPLEVQDLEDEIAGLKTRITNYDDEVKSLNTAVTNKKAEIKEAKSLIEKYTEQQNNVRNNREYDSLSKEIEFQTLEIELAEKRIKEFTAEAKLKKDEIDKAQVDLKEHEEDLVRKRKELEEITSETSVEEQKLVDKSESIEASIDDRLLTAFKRIRKNARNGLAVVTVQRDACGGCFNKIPPQRQMDIASRKKVIVCEYCGRILVDQDIMTPLSEEKESK from the coding sequence ATGACGACAGAATTCAACAAGCCGGCTGGTGGAAATGAAGTTCCTGCAGAAGAGAAGCTGAGAATGCTTTATGAGCTTCAAACAGTTGTATCAGAAATCGATAAAATCCACACATTGCGCGGAGAATTGCCACTGGAAGTACAGGATTTGGAAGACGAAATCGCCGGTTTGAAAACCCGCATCACGAATTATGACGATGAGGTAAAGAGCTTGAATACTGCGGTTACCAACAAGAAGGCCGAAATTAAGGAAGCCAAGTCGCTGATTGAAAAATACACCGAGCAGCAGAATAATGTACGTAATAACCGTGAGTACGATTCGCTGTCGAAAGAGATTGAATTTCAGACGCTGGAAATCGAGCTGGCAGAAAAGCGCATCAAAGAATTTACTGCTGAAGCAAAACTAAAAAAAGACGAAATCGACAAAGCTCAGGTCGACCTGAAAGAACACGAAGAAGATCTGGTGCGCAAACGCAAAGAGTTGGAAGAAATTACTTCTGAGACTTCCGTTGAAGAGCAAAAACTCGTCGATAAATCAGAATCGATTGAAGCTTCCATCGACGATCGTTTACTCACGGCTTTCAAACGTATCCGTAAGAATGCGCGTAACGGACTGGCTGTTGTTACCGTGCAGCGCGATGCCTGTGGAGGTTGCTTCAACAAAATTCCGCCGCAGCGTCAAATGGACATTGCTTCACGGAAAAAAGTTATTGTTTGTGAGTATTGTGGTCGTATCCTTGTTGACCAGGATATCATGACACCACTCTCAGAAGAGAAAGAAAGCAAATAA
- a CDS encoding YgcG family protein: MKQIKHISIQLKGRLLLLALMVSFSAFAENSDFPSRPEPARLVNDLANILPQQKAMMLNEKLAEFARQTSTQITVVTVNNLHGYDKGDYAVRLAEKWGIGQKGKDNGILMLIKPKTSESTGKAFIAVGYGLEGVVPDVVAKQTIIENEMIPWFKKGDYFIGIDRAANVLMGLTKKEFTAGQYIKATREQSKRGRGTGGVGVVIFFIILFVIFGRRRRRVGAVGRGPSFLEGLLLMNLLGGSHRGSWNDFSGGGGSFGGGGGFSDFGGFGGGSFGGGGAGGEW, from the coding sequence ATGAAACAAATTAAACATATTTCTATACAACTTAAGGGACGGTTGCTGTTGCTGGCTTTGATGGTTAGTTTTAGTGCTTTCGCAGAAAACAGTGATTTCCCGTCTCGTCCTGAACCAGCCAGACTTGTCAACGATTTGGCCAATATTTTGCCGCAGCAGAAAGCAATGATGCTGAATGAAAAACTGGCCGAATTTGCCCGGCAAACATCCACCCAGATTACTGTAGTAACAGTCAATAATCTTCATGGTTACGATAAAGGTGATTATGCTGTCCGGTTAGCTGAAAAGTGGGGAATCGGACAAAAAGGGAAAGACAACGGCATATTGATGTTGATAAAACCAAAAACCAGCGAATCGACAGGGAAAGCATTTATTGCTGTCGGTTATGGCCTTGAAGGTGTCGTTCCGGATGTAGTCGCAAAACAAACAATTATTGAAAATGAGATGATTCCCTGGTTCAAAAAAGGAGATTATTTCATTGGCATCGATCGGGCGGCCAATGTGTTGATGGGATTGACAAAGAAGGAATTTACAGCCGGCCAGTATATCAAGGCTACACGCGAACAGAGCAAACGAGGAAGAGGTACCGGAGGAGTTGGGGTGGTGATTTTCTTCATCATCTTATTCGTCATCTTTGGTCGTCGACGCCGCAGGGTTGGCGCTGTTGGACGCGGTCCTTCATTTTTGGAGGGACTGTTACTGATGAATCTTTTAGGCGGGAGCCACCGGGGCTCCTGGAATGATTTCTCCGGCGGAGGCGGAAGCTTCGGTGGCGGAGGAGGATTCTCAGATTTTGGCGGTTTCGGTGGCGGAAGTTTTGGCGGCGGTGGAGCCGGTGGGGAGTGGTAA
- a CDS encoding urocanate hydratase: MKTMTNDTFAKSITEGIPDILPEPKSYDPNINHAPRRKQVLSNEEKQLALRNALRYFPKKHHEVLAPEFAQELETYGRIYMHRFRPEIKMHAHSIADYPARSKQAAAIMLMIQNNLDKAVAQHPHELITYGGNGAVFQNWAQYRLTMKYLSEMTDEQTLVLYSGHPMGLFPSHKEAPRVVVTNGMVIPNYSSKDDYERMNALGVTQYGQMTAGSFMYIGPQGIVHGTTITLINAARMHSEGGIAGKIFVSSGLGGMSGAQPKAAVIAGCVGVVAEINPKAVQVRHEQGWVNEVFSDLDKLIQRMLQASRNKEAVSIAYLGNVVDLWERLAKDGIPVELGSDQTSLHNPYAGGYYPAGLTMEESNKMMVGDPERFKGEVRKTLRRHVAAINQLTANGMYFWDYGNAFLLEASRAGADVMKDNGLFRYPSYVEDIMGPLFFDYGFGPFRWICTSGNPEDLEKSDAIAAQVLEKLSAEAPKEIKSQMEDNLHWIRKAGENKLVVGSQARILYADCDGRMQIAAAFNKAILDGEISAPIVLGRDHHDVSGTDSPFRETSNIYDGSSFTADMAVQNVIGDAFRGATWVSLHNGGGVGWGEVINGGFGMLLDGSEECDCRITQMLHWDVNNGISRRSWARNEPAIFAIKRAMEQNPNLKVTLPNIADDDIVAKQFKK, from the coding sequence ATGAAAACTATGACCAATGATACGTTTGCGAAATCAATAACCGAAGGAATACCGGATATTTTACCGGAACCGAAAAGTTATGATCCGAATATCAATCACGCCCCAAGACGGAAGCAGGTTCTGTCCAATGAGGAAAAGCAGCTTGCCCTTCGCAATGCATTACGATATTTTCCTAAAAAGCATCACGAAGTACTGGCTCCGGAGTTCGCTCAGGAACTGGAAACCTACGGGCGTATTTACATGCATCGGTTTCGTCCGGAAATAAAAATGCACGCGCATTCCATCGCTGACTATCCTGCCCGCTCAAAACAAGCTGCAGCCATTATGCTAATGATTCAGAACAACCTGGACAAAGCAGTGGCGCAACATCCTCACGAATTGATCACCTATGGTGGAAACGGGGCGGTCTTTCAAAATTGGGCCCAGTACCGGCTGACCATGAAATACCTTTCGGAAATGACCGATGAGCAAACCCTGGTTTTGTACTCTGGCCATCCAATGGGACTTTTCCCGTCGCACAAGGAGGCCCCCAGAGTGGTGGTCACCAACGGGATGGTCATCCCCAACTACTCATCGAAAGATGATTACGAACGAATGAATGCGCTCGGTGTGACCCAGTATGGTCAGATGACTGCTGGTTCATTCATGTACATTGGCCCGCAGGGTATTGTGCACGGCACAACCATCACCTTAATAAATGCAGCCCGAATGCATTCGGAAGGAGGAATTGCCGGCAAAATATTCGTATCGTCCGGTTTGGGTGGAATGTCCGGTGCCCAGCCCAAGGCTGCCGTTATTGCCGGATGCGTAGGTGTCGTAGCTGAAATCAATCCCAAAGCAGTGCAAGTAAGGCATGAGCAAGGTTGGGTTAACGAAGTGTTCAGTGACTTAGATAAATTGATTCAGCGAATGCTCCAGGCAAGTCGCAACAAAGAAGCTGTCTCCATCGCTTACCTGGGAAATGTAGTCGACTTATGGGAACGACTGGCGAAAGACGGTATCCCCGTTGAACTTGGTTCCGACCAGACTTCTTTGCACAATCCATATGCAGGAGGTTATTACCCGGCAGGTCTGACGATGGAGGAGTCAAACAAAATGATGGTAGGAGACCCGGAAAGATTTAAAGGAGAGGTCCGGAAAACCCTGCGTCGCCACGTGGCTGCCATTAATCAACTGACAGCCAATGGCATGTATTTCTGGGACTATGGAAATGCCTTCCTTCTGGAAGCTTCGCGTGCCGGAGCTGACGTAATGAAAGACAACGGGCTATTCCGTTATCCGTCATATGTGGAAGATATAATGGGACCACTTTTCTTTGATTACGGTTTCGGACCCTTCCGCTGGATTTGTACTTCAGGGAACCCGGAAGATTTGGAAAAATCGGATGCCATCGCTGCTCAGGTATTGGAAAAACTTTCTGCGGAAGCACCGAAAGAAATCAAATCGCAGATGGAGGACAACCTTCACTGGATCCGCAAAGCAGGAGAGAATAAACTGGTGGTTGGCTCACAGGCACGGATTCTTTATGCCGATTGTGATGGCCGGATGCAGATTGCCGCCGCGTTTAACAAAGCCATTCTTGATGGTGAAATCTCCGCTCCGATCGTTTTGGGACGCGACCACCATGATGTTTCAGGAACAGATTCCCCTTTCCGGGAAACCTCGAATATATATGACGGTTCAAGTTTTACGGCAGACATGGCAGTTCAGAATGTCATTGGCGATGCTTTCCGAGGGGCTACCTGGGTTTCGTTGCACAATGGTGGCGGCGTCGGTTGGGGCGAAGTGATCAACGGCGGATTCGGTATGCTGCTTGACGGTTCGGAAGAATGCGATTGCCGAATAACACAAATGCTTCACTGGGATGTGAACAATGGTATTTCACGACGTTCGTGGGCCAGAAATGAACCCGCCATATTTGCCATCAAACGCGCAATGGAGCAAAATCCCAACCTGAAGGTGACATTGCCCAATATTGCCGACGATGATATAGTCGCAAAGCAATTCAAGAAATAA